In Cicer arietinum cultivar CDC Frontier isolate Library 1 chromosome 1, Cicar.CDCFrontier_v2.0, whole genome shotgun sequence, one DNA window encodes the following:
- the LOC101498883 gene encoding large ribosomal subunit protein eL20z-like has product MTEQDKPRAFSGHPPPSQSQPFPPPQYGTFQGVSNFPPPQPAIGFPQPVPPPGSADPSGPPFYPHGYQAFPGYAVAEGRPVRERRLGCCGFGCGWCLFILGFFLAAIPWYVGAIIMLCSRVDYREKPGYIACIVAAVVATIAIVLGATNVADEW; this is encoded by the exons ATGACTGAACAAGACAAACCTAGAGCCTTCTCCGGCCACCCTCCTCCGTCACAATCTCAACCCTTTCCACCTCCTCAATACGGCACTTTCCAAGGTGTCTCCAACTTTCCACCTCCTCAACCTGCCATCGGTTTCCCTCAACCTGTCCCCCCTCCCGGCTCCGCTGACCCTTCCGGCCCCCCCTTTTACCCTCATGGCTACCAAGCCTTTCCCG GTTATGCAGTTGCTGAAGGAAGACCTGTGAGAGAAAGGCGTCTTGGGTGTTGTGGTTTTGGTTGTGGCTGGTGTTT GTTTATATTGGGTTTCTTTCTTGCTGCTATTCCATGGTATGTTGGGGCAATAATTATGCTTTGTTCCAGAGTAGATTATCGAGAGAAACCTGGATACATTGCTTGTATAGTTGCT GCTGTTGTTGCAACAATTGCAATTGTTCTTGGAGCGACAAATGTAGCAGATGAATGGTAA